The proteins below are encoded in one region of Aequorivita iocasae:
- the purN gene encoding phosphoribosylglycinamide formyltransferase gives MKKRIVIFASGSGTNAENIIKYFQRTQFAEVVRVLSNKKDAKVLDRAEKLGVNTVFFTKDELFSENGVLKILQEVSPDVIVLAGFLLKFPEIILKEFPNKVINIHPALLPKYGGKGMYGNFVHEAVVKKKDAETGITIHYVNENYDEGAIISQKKVTLSEKETPETVAEKIHKLEYEWFPRIIEEVLRNG, from the coding sequence ATGAAGAAGCGGATTGTAATTTTTGCGTCGGGTAGTGGTACCAATGCCGAGAACATTATTAAATACTTTCAACGAACCCAGTTTGCCGAGGTCGTTCGCGTGCTTTCAAACAAGAAGGATGCCAAAGTTTTGGATCGTGCCGAAAAGCTTGGCGTAAATACGGTTTTCTTTACAAAGGATGAATTGTTTTCTGAAAACGGCGTTTTAAAAATTTTGCAAGAAGTGAGTCCAGACGTAATAGTATTAGCTGGTTTTCTGCTGAAATTTCCTGAAATTATTCTGAAGGAATTTCCGAATAAGGTAATCAATATTCACCCGGCATTGCTGCCAAAATACGGCGGAAAAGGAATGTACGGCAACTTTGTGCACGAGGCTGTTGTAAAAAAGAAAGATGCCGAAACAGGAATAACCATCCATTATGTGAATGAAAATTATGACGAGGGCGCAATTATTTCACAAAAAAAAGTAACCCTTTCAGAAAAAGAAACGCCAGAAACCGTTGCTGAAAAGATACATAAATTGGAATACGAGTGGTTTCCGAGGATAATTGAAGAAGTACTTCGCAATGGCTAA
- a CDS encoding superoxide dismutase → MSFELPKLPYAFDALEPHIDARTMEIHHDKHHQGYTDKLNDAIKGTDMEGKTIENILTNLDMENKAVRNNGGGFYNHSLFWKVMSPNGGGKPSGELAEAINSAFGSFEDFKEKFSTAAKTQFGSGWAWLCVHKGGKVDVCSTPNQDNPLMPKVGCGGTPILGLDVWEHAYYLKYQNKRPDYVGAFWNVINWEEVSANYAKNK, encoded by the coding sequence ATGTCTTTCGAATTACCGAAATTACCGTATGCATTTGATGCGCTTGAACCGCACATAGATGCCAGAACGATGGAAATACACCACGACAAACACCACCAAGGGTACACCGATAAATTGAACGATGCTATAAAAGGCACCGACATGGAAGGAAAAACCATTGAAAATATTCTGACCAACCTTGATATGGAAAATAAAGCCGTCCGTAATAATGGTGGCGGATTTTATAACCACAGCCTTTTTTGGAAAGTAATGTCTCCAAATGGCGGCGGAAAACCTTCGGGTGAACTTGCAGAGGCTATTAATAGTGCCTTTGGAAGTTTTGAGGATTTTAAAGAAAAATTTTCTACCGCTGCTAAAACGCAGTTTGGCTCTGGTTGGGCTTGGCTTTGCGTACACAAAGGTGGAAAAGTAGACGTTTGCTCAACCCCAAACCAAGATAATCCATTGATGCCAAAAGTAGGTTGCGGCGGAACTCCAATTTTAGGATTGGACGTTTGGGAACATGCTTACTATTTGAAATACCAAAACAAGCGTCCTGACTACGTTGGTGCATTTTGGAATGTGATTAATTGGGAAGAAGTTTCTGCTAATTATGCCAAAAACAAGTAA
- a CDS encoding ribonuclease H1 domain-containing protein, with amino-acid sequence MAKKQKFYVVWFGNPAGIFGSWEECKRSIQGVKGAQYKSFETFAEAKKAYNKEYSDYKGKTVKKVLSKEQLQKIGEPNLYSIAVDAASSGNPGKMEYRGVDTQTHKQLFHQGPFQQGTNNIGEFLALVHGLAFLKKNNSDRIIYSDSRIAMGWVKRKKCNTKLKQSAKNKTLFELVARAENWLKTNKYETKIVKWETKAWGEIPADFGRK; translated from the coding sequence ATGGCTAAAAAACAAAAATTTTACGTAGTCTGGTTCGGAAATCCTGCTGGTATTTTTGGCAGTTGGGAAGAATGTAAGCGTTCCATACAAGGGGTAAAAGGCGCACAGTACAAAAGCTTCGAAACTTTCGCCGAAGCCAAAAAAGCTTACAATAAAGAATACTCAGATTATAAAGGAAAGACTGTAAAAAAAGTACTTTCCAAAGAACAGCTTCAAAAAATAGGCGAACCGAATCTTTATTCCATCGCGGTGGACGCAGCATCCAGCGGCAACCCCGGAAAAATGGAATATCGCGGGGTGGATACCCAAACGCACAAACAACTTTTCCATCAAGGGCCTTTTCAGCAGGGAACCAATAATATAGGCGAGTTTTTAGCTTTGGTTCACGGATTGGCGTTTCTGAAAAAGAACAATAGCGACCGTATTATTTACAGTGATTCGCGAATTGCAATGGGTTGGGTAAAAAGGAAAAAATGCAACACAAAGCTAAAACAATCTGCGAAAAACAAAACGCTTTTTGAATTGGTTGCACGTGCCGAAAACTGGCTCAAAACCAATAAATACGAAACAAAAATAGTGAAATGGGAAACCAAGGCCTGGGGTGAAATTCCTGCGGATTTTGGGCGGAAATAA
- a CDS encoding amidophosphoribosyltransferase codes for MSDALKHECGIALVRLLKPLEYYKEKYGTAFYGVNKMYLMMEKQHNRGQDGAGFASIKLDVNPGERYISRVRSNAAQPIQDIFAQINERINLEFKSHPEYREDVAAQKKHIPYIGELFLGHVRYGTFGINSVENVHPFLRQNNWMHRNLIIAGNFNMTNTNELFDNLIKLGMHPKEKADTVTVMEKIGHFLDDAVRKLYKKAKAKGMTKQEASPYIAENLNVAKILRKSAANWDGGYAMAGLLGHGDSFVLRDPAGIRPAYFYQDDEVIVVASERPAIQTVFNVPFEEVKELEPGNAIIIKKDGSMKLSEILAPLERRSCSFERIYFSRGSDAEIYQERKMLGKLIMPKILEAIDFDTENSVFSFIPNTAETSFYGMLEAAQDELNKQKNEAILNEKEKLTPERLQEIQAHKIRTEKIAIKDVKLRTFITDDSSRDDLVAHVYDVTYGVVKTDDNLVIIDDSIVRGTTLKKSILKMLDRLRPKQIVVVSSAPQIRYPDCYGIDMARLEHLVAFQAALALHKDRGTYDVVEEIYHKCKEQVAMEDASVINHVKKLYAPFTDEEISDKIAEIISDEDIKAKVKLIFQSVDDLHKACPKNLGDWYFTGNYPTAGGNRVVNRAYINFYEGNPERAY; via the coding sequence ATGAGCGACGCCTTAAAACACGAATGTGGAATTGCACTGGTAAGATTGTTGAAACCCTTGGAATATTACAAGGAAAAATACGGCACGGCATTTTACGGAGTAAATAAAATGTATCTGATGATGGAAAAGCAGCACAACCGCGGGCAGGATGGTGCTGGTTTTGCAAGCATTAAACTGGATGTAAATCCTGGGGAGCGGTACATAAGCCGCGTACGTTCCAATGCCGCGCAACCCATTCAGGATATTTTTGCACAAATTAACGAACGCATAAATCTTGAATTCAAAAGCCATCCCGAATACAGAGAAGATGTTGCCGCACAAAAAAAGCACATTCCATATATAGGTGAATTGTTTCTTGGCCACGTTCGCTATGGCACCTTCGGAATAAACAGTGTTGAAAACGTCCACCCTTTTCTACGTCAAAACAATTGGATGCACCGAAATTTAATAATTGCGGGTAATTTTAATATGACCAATACCAACGAGCTTTTTGATAATCTCATAAAGCTCGGCATGCACCCCAAGGAAAAAGCCGATACCGTTACGGTAATGGAAAAAATAGGCCACTTTTTGGACGATGCGGTTCGAAAACTCTACAAAAAGGCAAAGGCAAAAGGAATGACTAAACAAGAGGCCTCTCCCTATATTGCCGAAAACCTTAACGTCGCAAAAATTCTTCGGAAATCTGCCGCCAATTGGGATGGCGGATATGCTATGGCCGGTCTTTTGGGCCATGGCGATTCTTTTGTGCTTCGCGATCCGGCAGGAATTCGGCCTGCATATTTTTATCAAGACGATGAAGTGATTGTGGTTGCTTCGGAAAGGCCCGCAATCCAAACAGTTTTCAATGTTCCCTTTGAAGAGGTGAAAGAATTGGAGCCTGGCAACGCAATTATTATAAAAAAGGACGGAAGCATGAAACTTTCTGAAATACTTGCGCCATTGGAACGCAGATCCTGCTCCTTTGAACGTATTTATTTTTCCCGCGGAAGCGATGCCGAAATTTATCAAGAGCGAAAAATGCTCGGAAAATTGATAATGCCGAAAATTTTGGAGGCCATAGATTTTGATACTGAAAATTCAGTGTTCTCTTTTATACCGAATACTGCCGAAACTTCTTTTTACGGAATGCTGGAAGCTGCACAGGACGAACTGAACAAACAGAAAAATGAGGCAATTTTGAATGAAAAGGAGAAATTGACCCCAGAAAGGCTTCAAGAAATTCAAGCACACAAAATACGTACAGAAAAGATTGCCATAAAAGATGTAAAACTCAGAACTTTTATAACTGACGATAGCAGCCGGGACGATTTGGTTGCGCATGTCTATGATGTTACTTATGGTGTTGTTAAAACAGATGATAACCTCGTAATTATTGACGACAGTATTGTTCGTGGAACCACCCTGAAGAAAAGTATTTTAAAAATGCTGGATAGGCTTCGCCCAAAACAAATTGTCGTGGTTTCTTCTGCCCCGCAAATTCGTTATCCGGATTGCTATGGTATCGATATGGCGCGCTTGGAGCATCTGGTCGCTTTTCAGGCAGCCTTGGCACTTCACAAAGATCGTGGAACGTATGATGTTGTAGAAGAAATCTATCACAAATGTAAGGAGCAAGTTGCAATGGAAGATGCGTCAGTAATCAATCACGTGAAAAAACTTTATGCGCCATTTACAGACGAGGAAATTTCAGATAAAATTGCAGAGATAATAAGCGATGAAGATATAAAAGCAAAAGTAAAACTTATCTTTCAATCTGTTGATGATTTACATAAAGCATGCCCTAAAAATCTTGGCGATTGGTATTTTACTGGCAATTATCCTACGGCTGGTGGAAACCGGGTTGTGAACCGAGCCTACATCAACTTTTATGAAGGCAATCCAGAAAGAGCGTATTAA
- a CDS encoding UvrD-helicase domain-containing protein, protein MEKQTSFSIYDAAAGSGKTFTLVKEYLKQILSSKSEDYFKHLLAITFTNKAVAEMKQRIVETLVNFSEEKSIAQPLPMMLKIADETDKSLVEIQTQSKKIIKNLLHNYAAFSVETIDRFNHRLIRTFARDLKLATNFEVTLETNELLAEAVDLLLSKAGENKEITKVLLDFALEKTDDDKSWDISRDIAEAAKLLYDENESGHVSLLKQKSLEDFLAFKKQLILKKKELSEAIEAIASETLQLIAESGLQFDDFSGSYLPKHFQNLSIGRYDLNFGAKWQETMGEKPLYPGRVSAAIGGIIDELTPNFIENFQQTKALVFQLLLVENMLKNITPLSVINLVNHEIETIKEEKNVLPISEFNSLINKEIKNQPAPFIYERLGEKYRHFFIDEFQDTSKLQWENLIPLIDNALSQQLEPTSGSLLLVGDAKQSIYRWRGGLPEQFMDLYGNYNPFQREKEVFPLDTNFRSCAEIVKFNNEFFTKISSYFANVDHGKLYEEGNKQKLNAKEGGYVKFEFIEKQNKAEKEETYSKLVLETIRDVKNKGFSESDVCILTRKKADGIALGAFLMEQGVPVISSETLLLQSSNLVQILVFSLQVCLYPNNDEAKIQLLDLLYDQLNIAEEKHTFFTKFLNISEARFSENLREYGVDFSFAEMCTVSLYEAFEYCIEKFKIAEVADAYLFGFMDLVYEFEQQPQADKISFLDHWETKRENASIPASKGTNAVQLMTIHKAKGLEFPVVIFPFADMQLYDGKYDKLWFPLENEDFSFKEAQINYKSEIVNYGEIGEQMYNEHRSQLELDTINLLYVTLTRAVEKLFVFAEMPTEPKDGIPSTYNHLFMEFLKQKNMWNGDQMIYEFGKNSENTSKKKEVISQMEPKYLSSNPNTHGLKIVASEEMFLETETVAAITAGNLLHDTMAQIYSGADAERVLAELEMRAIIPKEEFDSLQKTVFQIIQHPDLKKLFDGTDKVYNERSIITKDGLVLRPDRININSENASTIIDYKTGNPKIYHNDQLIDYANALQDMGFIVSEKMLIYSNEDEIVINKV, encoded by the coding sequence TTGGAAAAACAAACCTCCTTTTCAATTTATGATGCCGCGGCCGGAAGCGGAAAAACTTTTACGCTCGTAAAAGAATATTTGAAACAGATACTTTCTTCAAAAAGCGAAGATTACTTTAAACATCTTTTGGCGATCACTTTTACCAACAAGGCGGTAGCTGAAATGAAACAGCGCATTGTAGAAACACTTGTTAATTTTAGTGAAGAAAAAAGCATCGCCCAACCGCTGCCGATGATGCTGAAAATTGCTGATGAAACGGATAAAAGTTTGGTTGAAATTCAAACTCAATCCAAAAAAATCATCAAAAATTTACTTCATAATTACGCAGCTTTTAGTGTAGAAACAATTGACAGATTCAATCATCGGTTAATACGAACTTTTGCGCGCGATTTAAAACTGGCTACAAATTTTGAGGTAACGCTGGAAACAAATGAGCTCTTGGCGGAGGCCGTAGATCTTTTGCTGAGCAAAGCTGGGGAAAACAAGGAAATTACAAAAGTTTTGCTCGATTTTGCCTTGGAAAAAACAGACGACGACAAATCGTGGGACATTTCACGCGATATCGCCGAAGCTGCCAAATTGCTTTACGATGAAAACGAATCAGGCCACGTTTCACTTTTGAAGCAAAAATCGTTGGAAGATTTTCTGGCATTCAAAAAACAATTGATCCTTAAAAAGAAAGAACTTTCGGAAGCAATTGAAGCTATTGCTTCGGAAACACTTCAGCTTATTGCCGAAAGTGGTTTGCAGTTTGACGATTTTAGCGGTAGTTATCTTCCGAAGCATTTTCAAAATCTTTCCATTGGAAGATATGATTTGAATTTTGGTGCAAAATGGCAGGAAACCATGGGCGAAAAGCCATTGTATCCAGGAAGGGTTTCCGCAGCCATTGGTGGAATTATTGATGAATTGACCCCTAATTTTATTGAGAATTTCCAACAAACTAAAGCATTGGTCTTTCAGTTGCTTTTGGTGGAAAATATGCTAAAAAACATCACCCCACTTTCAGTAATAAATCTGGTAAACCACGAAATTGAAACCATAAAGGAAGAAAAAAATGTATTACCAATTTCAGAATTCAATTCGCTAATAAATAAGGAAATAAAAAACCAGCCCGCACCTTTTATTTACGAACGTTTGGGCGAAAAATACCGTCACTTTTTTATTGATGAATTTCAGGATACTTCAAAACTGCAGTGGGAAAATTTAATTCCGCTTATTGATAATGCGCTTTCGCAACAATTAGAGCCAACCTCCGGGAGTCTGTTGTTGGTGGGCGATGCCAAACAATCCATCTATCGTTGGCGAGGCGGTCTGCCCGAACAGTTTATGGATTTGTACGGAAACTACAATCCATTCCAACGTGAAAAGGAGGTGTTTCCTTTAGATACCAACTTTCGAAGTTGTGCCGAAATTGTAAAATTCAACAATGAATTTTTTACAAAGATTTCATCCTATTTTGCAAATGTAGATCACGGAAAACTATATGAGGAGGGGAACAAACAAAAGCTGAATGCAAAGGAAGGCGGCTATGTGAAATTTGAATTCATTGAAAAGCAGAACAAAGCCGAAAAAGAGGAAACCTATTCAAAATTGGTTTTAGAGACCATTCGCGATGTAAAAAACAAGGGTTTTTCAGAAAGTGATGTTTGCATTTTAACCCGCAAAAAAGCAGATGGAATTGCCCTTGGCGCCTTTTTGATGGAGCAGGGTGTTCCTGTAATTTCTTCGGAAACCTTGCTTTTGCAATCTTCAAATTTGGTTCAAATTCTCGTTTTTTCTTTGCAAGTTTGTTTGTATCCAAACAACGACGAAGCCAAAATACAATTGTTGGATTTATTGTACGATCAGCTTAATATTGCTGAAGAAAAACATACTTTTTTCACCAAATTTTTAAATATTTCCGAAGCAAGGTTTTCAGAAAATTTAAGGGAATACGGCGTTGATTTTTCCTTTGCGGAAATGTGCACGGTTTCGCTTTATGAAGCTTTTGAATATTGTATTGAAAAATTCAAAATCGCTGAAGTTGCTGATGCATATCTTTTCGGTTTTATGGATTTGGTCTATGAGTTTGAGCAACAACCGCAGGCCGATAAAATATCATTTTTAGACCATTGGGAAACAAAAAGGGAAAACGCTTCAATTCCAGCCAGCAAAGGCACCAATGCCGTGCAGTTGATGACCATTCACAAAGCAAAAGGACTGGAATTTCCGGTGGTTATTTTTCCGTTTGCAGATATGCAATTGTACGACGGAAAATATGACAAGCTTTGGTTTCCGCTAGAAAATGAAGATTTCAGTTTTAAGGAAGCGCAAATAAATTACAAATCTGAAATTGTAAATTATGGCGAAATTGGTGAACAAATGTACAACGAGCACCGAAGCCAGTTGGAGTTGGACACCATTAACTTGCTGTATGTTACATTAACCCGCGCAGTTGAAAAACTCTTTGTTTTTGCCGAAATGCCCACCGAACCAAAAGATGGAATTCCCTCAACATACAACCATCTTTTTATGGAGTTTTTGAAGCAAAAAAATATGTGGAACGGTGATCAAATGATTTATGAATTCGGAAAAAATTCAGAAAATACTTCAAAGAAAAAGGAAGTCATTTCCCAAATGGAACCGAAATACCTTTCCAGCAATCCCAACACACATGGTTTGAAAATTGTTGCTTCCGAAGAAATGTTTTTGGAAACGGAAACCGTTGCAGCCATTACCGCCGGAAATCTACTTCACGACACAATGGCTCAAATTTATTCGGGGGCCGATGCTGAAAGGGTTTTGGCGGAATTGGAAATGCGGGCGATTATTCCAAAAGAAGAGTTTGATAGTTTGCAGAAAACGGTTTTTCAAATTATTCAACATCCCGATTTAAAAAAGTTGTTTGATGGAACCGATAAAGTTTATAATGAACGAAGCATAATCACGAAGGACGGTTTGGTTTTGAGGCCTGATAGAATAAATATTAATTCTGAAAACGCTTCAACCATAATTGATTATAAAACGGGTAACCCTAAAATTTACCACAATGATCAATTAATTGATTATGCAAATGCGTTGCAGGATATGGGTTTTATAGTTTCGGAAAAAATGCTTATCTATAGCAATGAGGATGAAATAGTGATAAATAAAGTTTAA
- the fabF gene encoding beta-ketoacyl-ACP synthase II, with translation MELKRVVVTGLGALTPIGNNIQEYWDALVSGKSGCAPITYFDTEKFKTKFACELKNFNAEDHFDRKEARKLDRFAQYALVSSDEAIQDAGINLDEVDKFRVGVIWGAGIGGLETFQDEVINYAEGDGTPRFNPFFIPKMIADIAPGNISIKHGFMGPNYTTVSACASSANAMIDALNYIRLGHCDIIVTGGSEAAVTIAGMGGFNAMHALSTRNDSPETASRPFDATRDGFVLGEGAGALILEEYEHAKKRGAKIYAEVVGGGMSSDAYHMTAPHPDGIGVERVMLNTLRDANMSPNEVDAINTHGTSTPLGDVAELKAIVNVFGEHAKDININSTKSMTGHLLGAAGAIEAIASILAMKYGIVPPTINHTTVDENIDPSLNLTLNKAQKRDIKVAMSNTFGFGGHNACVLFKKLDA, from the coding sequence ATGGAATTAAAGCGAGTTGTAGTTACAGGCCTTGGTGCACTTACCCCTATCGGTAACAATATTCAAGAATATTGGGATGCTCTTGTTAGTGGGAAAAGTGGCTGTGCGCCCATAACTTATTTTGATACTGAAAAGTTCAAAACAAAATTCGCTTGCGAATTGAAGAATTTCAACGCAGAAGATCATTTTGACAGGAAAGAAGCCCGAAAACTTGACCGTTTTGCCCAATATGCCCTTGTATCTTCAGATGAAGCCATACAAGACGCCGGAATAAACCTCGACGAGGTTGATAAATTTCGTGTTGGTGTAATTTGGGGAGCCGGAATAGGTGGGCTGGAAACTTTTCAAGATGAAGTAATAAACTATGCAGAAGGGGATGGAACACCACGTTTCAACCCCTTCTTTATTCCAAAAATGATTGCGGACATTGCGCCTGGAAATATTTCCATAAAGCACGGTTTCATGGGGCCAAATTATACAACGGTCTCTGCCTGCGCCTCCTCTGCCAATGCGATGATAGATGCACTAAACTACATACGTTTGGGGCATTGCGATATTATTGTAACCGGCGGTAGCGAAGCAGCTGTAACCATAGCCGGGATGGGCGGTTTTAACGCAATGCACGCCCTTTCTACCCGTAATGATAGTCCTGAAACGGCTTCACGTCCATTTGATGCCACCCGTGATGGTTTTGTTTTGGGTGAAGGCGCTGGCGCGTTGATCCTTGAGGAATACGAACACGCAAAAAAGCGTGGCGCAAAAATTTATGCCGAAGTGGTTGGCGGTGGGATGAGCAGTGATGCTTACCATATGACCGCACCCCATCCTGACGGTATTGGTGTGGAACGCGTTATGCTGAACACCCTGCGCGATGCCAATATGAGCCCGAATGAAGTGGATGCCATAAACACCCACGGAACCTCAACCCCTCTGGGCGACGTTGCCGAATTGAAAGCTATTGTAAATGTTTTTGGCGAGCACGCAAAAGACATCAATATTAATTCAACAAAATCCATGACCGGGCACCTTTTGGGAGCTGCCGGCGCTATTGAAGCTATTGCCTCTATTTTGGCAATGAAATACGGGATTGTTCCACCTACCATTAACCATACTACGGTAGATGAAAACATAGACCCTTCCTTAAACCTTACCCTCAATAAAGCTCAAAAACGCGATATAAAAGTGGCAATGAGCAATACATTTGGGTTTGGCGGGCACAATGCTTGTGTGCTCTTTAAAAAACTTGATGCCTAA
- the kbl gene encoding glycine C-acetyltransferase, which translates to MYGKIKEHLQSELEEIKDNGLFKKERIITSPQDAEITISTGEKVINFCANNYLGLSSNKEVIQAAKDAMDTHGFGMSSVRFICGTQDIHKELEQKIADFYGTEDTILYAACFDANGGVFEPLLGAEDAIISDSLNHASIIDGVRLCKAARYRYENSNMEDLEKQLIAANEKGARFKIIVTDGVFSMDGLVAPLDKICDLADKYDALVMIDECHATGFIGETGRGTLEEKGVMGRIDIITGTLGKALGGAMGGYTTGKKEIIEMLRQRSRPYLFSNSLAPAIVGASIKVFDMLSSNTSLRDKLAENTAYFKKGMKQAGFDIIDGDSAIVPVMLYDAKLSQQMADMLLEEGIYVIGFFFPVVPKGKARIRVQLSAAHSNAHLDKAINAFIKIGKKLEVIG; encoded by the coding sequence ATGTACGGGAAAATAAAGGAACACTTACAGAGCGAATTAGAGGAAATAAAGGATAACGGCCTTTTTAAAAAAGAGCGAATCATTACTTCACCACAAGATGCTGAAATAACTATTTCTACCGGTGAAAAGGTTATTAATTTTTGCGCAAACAATTATTTGGGGCTTTCTTCAAACAAAGAGGTGATTCAAGCAGCGAAAGATGCAATGGACACTCACGGTTTTGGAATGTCGTCAGTTCGTTTTATCTGCGGTACGCAGGATATCCATAAAGAGCTGGAGCAAAAAATAGCTGATTTTTATGGCACAGAAGATACAATACTATACGCAGCCTGTTTTGATGCCAACGGCGGTGTTTTTGAACCCCTTTTGGGCGCTGAAGACGCGATTATTTCAGACTCATTAAACCATGCTTCAATTATAGATGGGGTACGCTTGTGTAAGGCAGCGCGCTATCGCTATGAAAATAGCAATATGGAAGATTTGGAAAAACAACTTATTGCCGCAAATGAAAAAGGGGCAAGGTTTAAAATTATAGTTACGGACGGTGTATTCTCAATGGACGGTTTAGTCGCTCCACTTGATAAAATCTGTGATTTAGCAGATAAATATGACGCTCTGGTAATGATAGATGAATGTCATGCCACAGGTTTTATTGGCGAAACTGGCCGAGGCACTTTAGAAGAAAAGGGTGTAATGGGCAGAATAGATATTATTACCGGAACCCTTGGAAAAGCCTTGGGGGGTGCCATGGGCGGGTATACCACGGGGAAAAAAGAAATTATCGAGATGCTTCGCCAACGTTCTCGGCCATATTTGTTTTCAAACTCATTGGCGCCGGCAATTGTGGGTGCATCTATTAAGGTGTTTGATATGCTTTCAAGTAATACATCCCTAAGGGATAAGTTGGCAGAAAATACGGCTTATTTCAAAAAAGGGATGAAACAAGCAGGGTTTGATATTATTGATGGCGATTCTGCCATAGTACCTGTAATGTTGTATGATGCCAAACTATCTCAGCAAATGGCAGATATGCTTTTGGAGGAAGGAATATATGTTATAGGGTTCTTTTTCCCGGTGGTACCAAAAGGTAAAGCGAGAATCCGCGTACAGCTTTCAGCAGCTCACAGTAATGCGCATTTGGACAAAGCCATAAATGCCTTTATTAAAATTGGAAAAAAATTGGAAGTTATTGGCTAG
- a CDS encoding acyl carrier protein: MSDIASRVKAIIVDKLGVDENEVVNEASFTNDLGADSLDTVELIMEFEKEFDIQIPDDQAENIATVGQAISYIEAAK, translated from the coding sequence ATGTCAGACATTGCATCACGAGTAAAAGCGATTATCGTAGACAAATTAGGTGTAGACGAAAACGAAGTTGTAAACGAAGCAAGCTTCACTAACGACTTAGGAGCAGACTCCCTAGATACGGTAGAGCTTATCATGGAATTTGAAAAAGAATTTGATATCCAGATTCCAGACGACCAAGCTGAAAACATTGCCACTGTTGGTCAAGCAATTTCCTATATAGAAGCAGCAAAATAA
- a CDS encoding PfkB family carbohydrate kinase yields the protein MSKLVIVGTVAFDAIETPFGKTDKILGGAATYIGLAASQFKVDGAIVSIVGGDFPKKDLKMLEENGMDITGLEVVKDGKTFFWSGKYHNDMNTRDTLITDLNVLADFNPQVPEEYRDAEVVMLGNLHPLVQLGVIEQMDSPKLIVLDTMNFWMDSALNELMQVIAKVDVITINDEEARQLSGEYSLVKAAHKIMEMGPEYVVIKKGEHGALLFSDDDVFFAPALPLEEVFDPTGAGDTFAGGFTGYLAKTGDYSYDNMKNAIINGSALASFCVEKFGPERLLQLSNGEVHQRLQQFKSLTQFDIKLT from the coding sequence ATGAGCAAACTCGTAATTGTTGGCACCGTTGCCTTTGATGCCATTGAAACCCCTTTCGGGAAAACCGATAAAATTCTTGGCGGCGCCGCTACCTATATAGGTTTGGCAGCTTCCCAATTTAAAGTTGATGGTGCAATAGTTTCAATCGTTGGTGGCGACTTTCCGAAGAAAGACCTAAAAATGCTCGAAGAAAACGGGATGGATATTACAGGCCTTGAGGTCGTGAAAGATGGAAAAACCTTCTTCTGGAGCGGAAAATATCACAACGATATGAATACCCGCGACACTTTAATAACAGATTTAAACGTACTTGCAGATTTCAACCCACAGGTTCCCGAAGAATATCGCGATGCAGAAGTGGTGATGTTAGGAAACCTACATCCGCTCGTCCAATTGGGCGTGATTGAGCAAATGGATTCACCAAAACTAATTGTGCTTGATACAATGAACTTTTGGATGGATAGCGCTTTAAATGAATTGATGCAGGTTATTGCAAAAGTAGATGTAATTACAATTAATGATGAAGAGGCAAGACAGCTTTCCGGTGAGTATTCACTGGTAAAAGCTGCCCATAAAATTATGGAAATGGGTCCGGAATACGTGGTTATAAAGAAAGGAGAGCACGGCGCATTGCTTTTTAGCGATGATGATGTTTTCTTTGCGCCCGCACTTCCGCTTGAAGAAGTTTTTGATCCAACCGGAGCTGGCGATACGTTTGCAGGTGGATTTACTGGCTATTTGGCAAAAACCGGCGATTACAGCTATGATAATATGAAGAATGCCATCATTAACGGTTCTGCACTTGCTTCGTTCTGTGTTGAAAAATTTGGTCCCGAAAGATTGCTTCAGCTTTCAAACGGGGAAGTGCACCAACGCTTGCAGCAATTTAAGAGCCTAACACAATTTGATATCAAATTAACCTAA